One Natator depressus isolate rNatDep1 chromosome 6, rNatDep2.hap1, whole genome shotgun sequence DNA window includes the following coding sequences:
- the PLEK2 gene encoding pleckstrin-2, which translates to MQDVSGILKEGFLVKRGHIVHNWKARWFVLLQDKLLYYKLDGGRKEPSPKGRIILDGCTITCPCLDYENRPLVIKLKTKTNTEYFLESCSREERDSWALDITGAIHAGHPVQVQQLHRMKNSFKLPSNISLNHIVDKMHDNSNGIKLIHNTEQGNTYKESFTGSALVDWLISSNFVASRFEAVTLASMLMEENFTKPVGVRSTEAMRNGDLAEQFLDDSTALYMFAESYKRKLSSREELHLHILELSGTIVKQGYLVKQGHKRKNWKVRRFVLRADPAFLHYYDPTKEENRPVGGFSLRGCLVSALEDNGVPTGVKGNVQGNLFKIITKNDIHYYIQASSKAERAQWIEAIKRLT; encoded by the exons GGACATATTGTCCATAACTGGAAAGCAAGATGGTTTGTTCTGCTGCAGGACAAGCTGCTGTATTATAAACTTGACGGAGGCAGGAAGGAGCCTTCTCCTAAGGGCAGGATCATTTTGGATGGTTGCACTATCACTTGTCCGTGCCTGGACTATGAGAACAGACCG CTGGTCATTAAGCTGAAGACAAAAACCAACACAGAATATTTCCTTGAATCTTGCTCCAGAGAAGAGCGGGACTCTTGGGCTTTGGACATTACTGGAGCCATTCATGCTGGCCACCCAGTGCAGGTTCAGCAGCTTCACAGAATGAAAAATTCCTTCAAACTGCCCTCAAACATCAGCCTCAA CCACATAGTGGACAAAATGCATGATAACAGTAATGGAATTAAACTGATTCACAACACGGAACAAGGCAATACATACAAAGAAAGCTTTACAG GTTCTGCACTGGTGGACTGGCTGATCTCCAGTAATTTTGTTGCCTCTCGATTTGAGGCTGTGACATTGGCCTCCATGCTGATGGAAGAAAACTTCACCAAGCCTGTTGGAGTCCGGAGCACTGAAGCCATGCGCAATGGTGATCTGGCTGAGCAGTTCCTAGATGACTCAACAGCACTGTACATGTTT GCTGAAAGCTACAAGAGGAAACTCAGCTCCAGGGAAGAACTGCACCTCCACATCCTTGAATTAAGTGGAACAATTGTAAAACAAGGATATTTAGTAAAACAG GGACACAAGAGGAAAAACTGGAAGGTGAGGCGCTTTGTTCTGAGGGCTGACCCTGCTTTCCTGCACTACTACGACCCAACAAAG GAAGAAAACAGACCAGTTGGTGGGTTTTCTCTCCGTGGCTGCCTTGTCTCAGCTCTGGAGGATAATGGAGTCCCAACTG GGGTGAAGGGGAATGTACAAGGCAACCTCTTCAAAATCATCACTAAAAACGACATTCATTACTACATCCAGGCCAGCTCCAAGGCAGAGCGAGCACAGTGGATTGAGGCCATCAAGCGGCTGACATGA
- the LOC141989139 gene encoding galectin-related protein A-like isoform X2 yields the protein MTGAQIFAVTLLCDPMDASKDIGLLLTVNFSEKSITRNAQIAGKWGREEKNIPYFPFTAGDTFKMELFCEHQQIRVLLDGRQLCYFTHRVQPLHLVTALQISGDIRLTKVA from the exons ATGACAGGGGCACAAAT CTTTGCAGTGACTCTGCTCTGTGACCCCATGGATGCAAGCAAGGATATTGGGCTGTTACTTACAGTCAACTTCAGTGAGAAATCCATCACCCGGAATGCACAGATTGCTGGGAaatggggaagagaggagaagaaCATTCCCTACTTCCCATTCACAGCAGGGGACACGTTTAAG ATGGAGCTCTTCTGTGAGCACCAGCAGATCCGTGTCCTGCTCGATGGACGGCAGCTCTGTTATTTCACTCACCGTGTTCAGCCTCTGCACTTGGTAACAGCTTTACAAATCTCAGGGGACATCAGACTTACCAAGGTGGCTTGA
- the LOC141989139 gene encoding galectin-related protein A-like isoform X1, which yields MLPLTSSLYSGVFVYFFYTHTHTHTHKEKKRKEKKTLLRGCYREMTENDRGTNVEQYIGEIKGGLKPAMKITIIGVICSNPKSFAVTLLCDPMDASKDIGLLLTVNFSEKSITRNAQIAGKWGREEKNIPYFPFTAGDTFKMELFCEHQQIRVLLDGRQLCYFTHRVQPLHLVTALQISGDIRLTKVA from the exons ATGCTCCCCCTTACATCCTCCCTTTATTCTGgggtttttgtatattttttctacacacacacacacacacacacacacaaagaaaagaaaagaaaagaaaagaaaactttgcTGCGAGGCTGCTACAGAGAGATGACAGAAAATGACAGGGGCACAAAT GTGGAGCAATATATTGGTGAAATTAAAGGAGGACTGAAACCAGCCATGAAAATCACTATTATTGGGGTCATATGTTCCAACCCCAAGAG CTTTGCAGTGACTCTGCTCTGTGACCCCATGGATGCAAGCAAGGATATTGGGCTGTTACTTACAGTCAACTTCAGTGAGAAATCCATCACCCGGAATGCACAGATTGCTGGGAaatggggaagagaggagaagaaCATTCCCTACTTCCCATTCACAGCAGGGGACACGTTTAAG ATGGAGCTCTTCTGTGAGCACCAGCAGATCCGTGTCCTGCTCGATGGACGGCAGCTCTGTTATTTCACTCACCGTGTTCAGCCTCTGCACTTGGTAACAGCTTTACAAATCTCAGGGGACATCAGACTTACCAAGGTGGCTTGA